A stretch of Pseudomonas taetrolens DNA encodes these proteins:
- a CDS encoding cation:proton antiporter, with protein sequence MLTVAFWLLALILFAVATRVGRRAGLIPIVSQLLLASIGLPLLMGLWVEPYWQLSGAQLVAPLWLKSLYSLSFALLLGHILSDAIDLRIDRQCLKIALPSFAVPFLCGLACAMWLLPAQPWLSSLAVGLVFAITAIPVLYLYLRHIDYPPAAARRLVQSAILIDLTCWSLFGLAQGSLDLNSLLLPLAGALLPLLLRALRIRQPLCYSLSFFALLVVAEHFRLNALVFGVGYLLCMAWLKIPLVMPLKATWLELVQTRYAVPLILTFGIVQINLHSALDEINVLQMTALLLLPVVSKLLGNWLGLSWATPSFAGASKWRESLLLNIRGLSEIVFLNLLLQQHLISPALYFALMLMGLFATLLPALAGMNKPLLKSAVPPGKEPLCQS encoded by the coding sequence ATGCTGACCGTCGCATTCTGGCTCCTGGCCCTGATCCTGTTTGCCGTCGCAACCCGCGTAGGTCGCCGTGCTGGCCTGATTCCGATTGTCAGCCAGTTACTGCTGGCGTCCATCGGTCTGCCGTTGTTGATGGGGCTGTGGGTCGAACCGTACTGGCAGCTCAGCGGTGCACAACTGGTTGCACCGCTGTGGCTGAAAAGCCTCTACAGCCTGAGCTTTGCCTTGTTGCTGGGGCACATCCTCAGCGATGCGATCGATCTGCGCATCGACCGCCAATGCCTGAAAATCGCACTGCCGAGCTTTGCCGTACCGTTTCTTTGTGGGCTGGCCTGTGCGATGTGGCTGCTTCCCGCTCAGCCCTGGCTGAGTTCGCTGGCCGTGGGGCTGGTGTTTGCGATCACGGCCATCCCGGTGCTGTACCTGTATTTGCGTCATATCGACTATCCACCCGCTGCAGCCCGCCGCCTGGTACAAAGCGCGATCCTGATCGACCTGACCTGCTGGAGCCTGTTCGGTCTGGCCCAGGGCAGCCTGGACCTCAACAGCCTGCTGCTGCCACTGGCCGGTGCCTTGCTGCCGTTGCTGTTGCGCGCTCTAAGAATTCGTCAGCCGCTGTGTTACAGCCTGAGCTTCTTCGCGCTACTGGTGGTGGCCGAACATTTCCGCCTTAACGCACTGGTGTTCGGCGTCGGTTACCTGTTGTGCATGGCCTGGCTCAAGATCCCGCTGGTGATGCCGTTAAAGGCCACCTGGCTTGAGCTTGTGCAAACCCGCTATGCCGTACCGCTTATCCTCACGTTCGGCATTGTGCAGATCAACCTTCACAGCGCGCTGGACGAGATCAACGTGCTGCAGATGACCGCTCTGTTGCTGCTGCCGGTGGTCAGCAAACTGCTGGGCAACTGGCTTGGCCTGAGCTGGGCCACACCGTCGTTTGCCGGTGCCAGCAAGTGGCGTGAAAGCCTGCTGCTGAATATTCGCGGGTTGAGTGAAATCGTGTTCCTCAACCTGTTGCTGCAACAACACCTCATCAGTCCCGCGCTGTACTTCGCGCTGATGCTGATGGGGTTGTTCGCCACGCTGCTACCAGCGCTGGCGGGCATGAACAAACCCCTATTGAAGTCTGCCGTCCCCCCCGGCAAGGAGCCTCTGTGTCAGTCGTAG
- a CDS encoding DUF3261 domain-containing protein: MSLPLPQHTPTLALPMQLHVQREQADQRQDWLLVIQQEDAGLRWSLMDPLGIPLARQRLQDGHWHADGLLPPNPQARELFAALLFALTPPTELAHNYPQANSEADVRILGQRWQVQYTRPQVFRIDMKDDLHYTITPLNAEGAP; the protein is encoded by the coding sequence ATGAGCCTGCCACTGCCGCAACACACGCCAACGCTGGCGTTGCCCATGCAACTGCATGTGCAACGCGAACAGGCCGATCAGCGCCAGGACTGGTTGCTGGTGATTCAACAGGAAGACGCCGGGCTGCGCTGGTCGCTGATGGACCCGCTGGGGATCCCGCTGGCACGCCAGCGCTTGCAAGATGGCCACTGGCACGCCGACGGGTTGCTACCACCCAACCCCCAGGCCCGGGAACTGTTCGCAGCCTTGCTGTTTGCGCTCACCCCGCCAACAGAACTGGCGCACAATTATCCACAGGCAAACTCTGAAGCTGACGTGCGAATACTGGGGCAGCGCTGGCAGGTGCAGTACACCCGGCCGCAGGTCTTTCGCATCGACATGAAGGACGACCTGCACTACACCATCACCCCGTTGAACGCTGAGGGCGCCCCATGA
- a CDS encoding ApeP family dehydratase, which yields MIDWPLAELLPHAGDMILIDQVLAFDEEHIQTRLTVRAGGLFNRDDGSLPAWVGIELMAQSVAAYAGCRARLEGNPVVLGFLLGTRKFECNVEHFALGAELRIHAQRSLEDDNGMGVFECHLTGPGIHATARLNVFRPPQAENYLTQKPQEPRHD from the coding sequence ATGATTGATTGGCCGCTCGCCGAATTGCTGCCCCACGCTGGCGACATGATCTTGATCGATCAGGTGCTGGCGTTTGATGAAGAGCACATCCAGACCCGCCTCACCGTGCGTGCTGGCGGCCTGTTCAACCGCGACGATGGCAGCCTCCCGGCCTGGGTCGGGATTGAATTGATGGCGCAAAGCGTGGCCGCCTATGCCGGTTGCCGCGCGCGCCTTGAAGGCAACCCGGTGGTTCTGGGCTTTTTGCTCGGCACTCGCAAGTTCGAATGCAACGTCGAGCACTTTGCGCTCGGGGCCGAACTGCGCATCCACGCCCAGCGCTCGCTGGAAGACGACAACGGCATGGGCGTATTTGAATGCCACCTTACCGGCCCCGGCATTCATGCTACCGCCCGCCTGAACGTATTCCGTCCACCTCAGGCTGAAAACTACCTCACACAAAAACCCCAGGAGCCTCGCCATGACTGA
- a CDS encoding DUF6124 family protein: MTHTPEYEETLEHTHELLRCALATASSADNLQGLNRDVALAVDKLLPG, translated from the coding sequence ATGACCCACACACCCGAATACGAAGAAACCCTCGAACACACCCATGAACTGCTGCGTTGCGCCCTCGCGACGGCCTCATCGGCCGATAATCTGCAGGGCCTGAACCGCGATGTGGCACTGGCTGTGGATAAGTTACTGCCGGGGTAA
- a CDS encoding beta-ketoacyl-[acyl-carrier-protein] synthase family protein: protein MTAYLNALGIICSLGRTPDEVARHLFAGDCSGMQRESGWVPERALTVGAVRGELATIPPALDQQSSRNNQLLLEAALQIRGDIEHAITTYGRERIAIVLGTSTSGIDEASRGIAHYLQNQQFPGDYDYQQQELSAPANFLADWLNISGPAYVISTACTSSARALMSARRLLDMNLCDVVLCGGVDSLCKLTLNGFSALEAVSEERCNPFSANRSGINIGEAAVLFLMSKQPASSHSIALLGAGASSDAHHISAPEPSGRGAIQAMHSALLQAGVSASQIGYLNLHGTATQHNDAMESHAVSQVFPHGVPCSSTKPMTGHTLGAAGALEAAFCWLSLTRGNALPPHLWDGQPDPALPALNWVTPGQTLASAPTRCLMSNSFAFGGNNVSLIIGDAP from the coding sequence ATGACCGCCTACCTGAATGCGCTGGGTATCATCTGCTCACTGGGCCGTACCCCGGATGAAGTCGCTCGGCATCTGTTTGCCGGCGATTGCTCCGGCATGCAACGCGAAAGCGGCTGGGTCCCGGAGCGGGCGCTGACCGTGGGGGCCGTTCGCGGCGAGCTGGCAACGATCCCGCCCGCACTCGATCAACAAAGCAGTCGCAACAATCAGTTGCTGCTGGAGGCCGCGCTACAGATTCGCGGCGACATCGAACACGCGATCACCACCTATGGCCGCGAGCGCATTGCCATTGTGCTGGGCACCAGCACCTCGGGAATCGATGAAGCCAGCCGGGGCATTGCCCACTATCTACAGAATCAGCAGTTCCCCGGTGACTATGACTACCAGCAGCAAGAGCTGAGCGCGCCGGCCAACTTCCTTGCCGACTGGCTGAACATCAGCGGCCCGGCCTATGTCATTTCCACCGCTTGCACCTCCAGTGCCCGTGCGTTAATGAGCGCCCGACGGTTACTGGACATGAACCTGTGCGACGTGGTGCTGTGCGGTGGCGTCGACAGTCTGTGCAAACTGACGCTCAATGGCTTTTCGGCACTTGAAGCGGTGTCCGAGGAACGCTGCAATCCCTTTTCAGCGAACCGCAGCGGGATCAATATCGGCGAAGCAGCTGTGCTGTTTTTAATGAGCAAGCAACCCGCCAGCTCACATTCGATTGCCCTGCTCGGCGCGGGCGCCAGCTCGGATGCGCACCATATTTCGGCCCCCGAACCCAGCGGCCGCGGTGCCATTCAGGCCATGCACAGCGCCCTGCTACAAGCGGGGGTGTCCGCCAGCCAGATCGGCTACCTGAACCTGCATGGCACCGCCACCCAGCACAATGATGCAATGGAAAGCCACGCCGTGAGCCAGGTCTTCCCGCATGGCGTACCGTGCTCGTCGACCAAGCCCATGACCGGCCACACCCTGGGCGCAGCCGGCGCGCTGGAGGCCGCGTTTTGCTGGTTGAGCCTGACCCGTGGCAACGCCTTGCCCCCGCACCTGTGGGACGGACAGCCCGACCCGGCACTGCCCGCACTGAACTGGGTCACCCCGGGCCAAACCCTGGCATCCGCCCCAACACGCTGCCTGATGAGCAATTCGTTTGCCTTCGGCGGCAATAACGTCAGCCTGATTATCGGAGACGCCCCATGA
- the fabG gene encoding 3-oxoacyl-ACP reductase FabG, which yields MTESVLVTGSSRGIGRAIALRLARAGFDLVLHCRSGRPEADAVMAEVQALGRSARMLQFDVSDRAQCRDILEADVETHGAYYGVVLNAGLTRDGAFPALSEDDWDVVMRTNLDGFYNVLHPVMMPMIRRRQAGRIVCITSVSGLIGNRGQVNYSASKAGLIGAAKALAIELGKRKITVNCVAPGLIDTAMLDENVPVEELMKMIPAQRMGTPDEVAGAVNFLMSAEAGYITRQVLAVNGGLC from the coding sequence ATGACTGAGTCTGTTTTAGTCACCGGTTCAAGCCGTGGCATCGGTCGCGCCATTGCTTTGCGCCTGGCCCGGGCCGGCTTTGACCTGGTGCTGCATTGCCGCAGTGGCCGCCCGGAAGCCGATGCGGTGATGGCCGAGGTGCAAGCGCTGGGCCGCAGCGCCCGGATGCTGCAATTTGACGTCTCGGACCGGGCACAGTGCCGGGACATTCTCGAGGCCGATGTCGAAACCCACGGTGCGTATTACGGCGTGGTCCTCAATGCCGGCCTGACCCGCGACGGCGCCTTCCCGGCCCTCAGCGAGGACGACTGGGACGTGGTGATGCGCACCAACCTCGACGGTTTTTACAACGTGCTGCACCCGGTCATGATGCCGATGATCCGCCGCCGCCAGGCCGGGCGCATCGTGTGCATTACCTCGGTGTCCGGCCTGATCGGCAACCGTGGCCAGGTCAACTACAGCGCCTCCAAAGCTGGGCTGATCGGCGCCGCCAAAGCGCTGGCCATCGAGCTGGGCAAGCGTAAAATCACCGTGAACTGCGTCGCGCCGGGCCTGATCGACACGGCCATGCTCGACGAAAACGTTCCCGTAGAAGAACTGATGAAAATGATCCCCGCCCAACGCATGGGCACCCCGGATGAAGTTGCGGGCGCCGTCAACTTTTTGATGTCAGCGGAAGCTGGCTATATCACTCGCCAGGTGTTGGCCGTCAATGGAGGCCTGTGCTGA
- the gspM gene encoding type II secretion system protein GspM translates to MKARSSVLRDRWQHLPPRDRTLCRVLAVFLLGVFSVYGLWLPAQQRLAAAQVLYTKTLQQAAEVQQAKPTSAVKVFDQPLSIRLSESAAESGLNVQQFEMDAEVLRITLKGDALTLLNWLARSEREGAQFETLSLEKHDQSLEARLLVNTVE, encoded by the coding sequence ATGAAAGCCCGTTCAAGTGTGTTGCGTGATCGTTGGCAGCATCTTCCACCGCGGGACCGGACCTTGTGCCGGGTGCTGGCGGTGTTCCTGCTGGGTGTGTTCAGCGTGTACGGTCTTTGGCTGCCCGCGCAACAACGCCTGGCGGCGGCTCAAGTGCTCTACACGAAAACCCTGCAGCAGGCGGCTGAAGTGCAGCAGGCCAAACCCACGTCCGCGGTCAAGGTCTTCGATCAACCCTTGTCGATCCGGCTCAGTGAAAGCGCGGCTGAATCGGGGTTGAATGTGCAACAGTTTGAAATGGACGCCGAGGTGTTGCGCATCACCTTGAAAGGCGATGCGCTGACGCTCTTGAACTGGCTTGCGCGCAGCGAGCGGGAAGGGGCGCAGTTCGAAACCTTGAGCCTGGAAAAGCATGACCAGAGCCTTGAGGCCCGGCTACTGGTCAATACCGTGGAATAA
- a CDS encoding NAD(P)/FAD-dependent oxidoreductase: MSVVEMEHRQIVVIGAGPSGAIAATLLKRKGHDVVIIERQHFPRFSIGESLLSHCIDFIEEAGMLDAVQAAGFQLKNGAAFAWGDRYSAFDFGDTFSNGKPTTFQVQRADFDKVLADQAELQGVEIRYGQTVTLADIVRAKPLLDVEREDGSRYQIEADFILDASGYGRVLPRLLDLEAPSNFPVRQAVFTHIEDRIDCAGFEREKILITTHPTQRDIWFWTIPFSNGRCSVGVVAAAEHFVGRSENLDQCLRSFIDETPSLQRVLANALWDTPARTIGGYSANVKTLHGPGFALLGNAAEFLDPVFSSGVTIAMRSASMAAAVLHRQLQGETVDWQTEFAEPLKRGVDTFRCYVEGWYAGTFQDVIYHPGSSPQIRRMISSILAGYAWDERNPFVSEPKRRLRMLSDVCATENE; the protein is encoded by the coding sequence GTGTCAGTCGTAGAAATGGAACATCGTCAGATCGTGGTTATTGGTGCAGGACCATCGGGTGCGATTGCCGCCACCCTGCTCAAACGCAAAGGTCACGATGTCGTGATCATCGAACGCCAGCATTTTCCGCGTTTCTCCATTGGCGAGAGTCTGCTGTCGCACTGCATCGACTTCATCGAAGAAGCCGGCATGCTCGACGCCGTTCAGGCCGCTGGTTTCCAGCTTAAAAACGGGGCGGCCTTTGCCTGGGGCGACCGTTACAGCGCCTTCGATTTTGGCGACACCTTCAGCAACGGCAAACCCACCACGTTTCAGGTCCAGCGCGCTGACTTTGACAAGGTGCTGGCTGATCAGGCCGAGCTGCAGGGCGTCGAGATCCGCTACGGGCAAACCGTGACCCTGGCGGATATCGTGCGCGCCAAACCACTGCTCGACGTTGAACGCGAAGACGGCAGCCGCTATCAGATCGAGGCTGACTTTATCCTCGACGCCAGCGGTTATGGCCGGGTGCTGCCACGCTTGCTCGACCTCGAAGCACCGTCGAACTTCCCGGTGCGCCAAGCCGTATTCACCCACATTGAAGACCGCATTGATTGCGCAGGTTTCGAGCGCGAAAAAATCCTCATCACAACTCACCCGACCCAACGCGACATCTGGTTCTGGACCATCCCGTTCAGTAATGGCCGGTGCTCGGTCGGCGTGGTGGCGGCGGCCGAGCATTTTGTCGGGCGCAGTGAAAACCTGGATCAATGCCTGCGCAGTTTTATCGACGAAACCCCAAGCCTGCAGCGGGTGCTGGCCAATGCGTTGTGGGACACCCCTGCGAGAACCATTGGTGGCTACTCGGCCAACGTCAAAACCCTGCACGGTCCCGGCTTTGCACTGCTGGGCAATGCCGCCGAGTTTCTCGACCCGGTGTTTTCTTCAGGCGTCACCATCGCCATGCGTTCCGCCAGCATGGCCGCCGCCGTGCTGCACCGCCAACTGCAAGGTGAAACCGTTGACTGGCAAACCGAGTTTGCCGAGCCCCTCAAACGCGGGGTCGATACCTTCCGCTGCTACGTCGAAGGCTGGTACGCCGGGACCTTCCAGGATGTGATTTACCACCCCGGCAGCTCGCCCCAGATACGCCGCATGATCAGCTCGATTCTGGCGGGCTATGCCTGGGATGAACGCAACCCGTTCGTCAGCGAACCCAAGCGCCGTTTGCGCATGCTGTCGGACGTCTGCGCCACGGAGAACGAATGA
- a CDS encoding class I SAM-dependent methyltransferase — MKPLSDTYVEETRFGFWFLRSHTWQHHVLRVAINDLRNLFSDPLPAAPVILDAGCGQGKSFQYLQNTFAPKRLIGLDADPLSLTLSREEARRQDINIELIGSDCAELELPDASVDMLFCHQTFHHLVQQDRALAEFYRVLKPGGYLLFAESTEAYIDTWVIRWLFRHPMHVQKSAAQYLEMIRDQGFLFDAQNVSYPYLWWSRSKDFGLLERLGLRRVKPVGEREETLVNVVARKPLNPAGASSLAMGPTP, encoded by the coding sequence ATGAAACCTCTGAGCGATACCTACGTTGAAGAAACCCGCTTCGGGTTTTGGTTCCTGCGCAGCCACACCTGGCAGCACCACGTGCTGCGGGTGGCCATCAACGATTTGCGCAACCTGTTCAGCGACCCCCTGCCCGCTGCACCGGTGATCCTCGATGCCGGCTGCGGTCAGGGCAAGTCGTTCCAGTACCTGCAGAACACCTTCGCCCCGAAGCGTTTGATCGGCCTCGACGCAGACCCGCTGAGCCTGACCCTGAGCCGCGAAGAAGCCCGCCGCCAAGACATCAATATTGAGTTGATCGGCAGTGACTGTGCAGAACTGGAACTCCCGGACGCCAGCGTCGACATGCTGTTCTGTCACCAGACTTTCCACCATCTGGTGCAGCAGGACCGGGCACTGGCCGAGTTCTATCGCGTGCTCAAGCCGGGAGGCTATCTGCTGTTTGCCGAATCCACCGAAGCCTACATCGACACCTGGGTGATTCGCTGGCTGTTCCGCCACCCCATGCATGTCCAGAAAAGCGCTGCGCAGTACCTGGAGATGATCCGCGATCAGGGCTTCCTGTTCGATGCACAGAACGTGTCGTACCCGTACCTGTGGTGGAGCCGTTCCAAGGACTTCGGCCTGCTGGAGCGTTTGGGTCTGCGCCGCGTCAAGCCAGTCGGTGAGCGTGAAGAAACGCTGGTAAACGTGGTCGCACGCAAACCCCTGAACCCTGCAGGCGCGAGCTCGCTCGCGATGGGACCAACGCCGTGA
- a CDS encoding MFS transporter: MPPPVPGDAVAPLNDVFIEKGTPLFMRTVLALFSGGFATFALLYCVQPMMPLLSHEYGINAAQSSLILSVATAMLAVGLLITGPISDAFGRKPVMVFALFSAAGFTLLSSLMPSWEGVLLTRALVGLSLSGLAAVAMTYLSEEIHPQHIGLAMGLYIGGNAIGGMSGRLISGVLIDFVSWHTAMLVIGGLALVAALVFVKILPESRNFRPRSINPRSLLDGFTVHFRDAGLPWLFLEAFLLMGSFVTLFNYIGYRLLADPYNMSQALVGLLSVVYLSGIYSSAQIGALADRLGRRRVLWAVIVLMLVGIALTMLEPIACVMIGMLLFTFGFFGAHSVASSWIGRRALKAKGQASSLYLFSYYAGSSIAGTLGGVFWHYAGWNGIGTFIGGLLVIALLVALHLAKLPVLPGNARNP; this comes from the coding sequence ATTCCACCTCCCGTCCCGGGTGATGCAGTCGCCCCGTTGAATGACGTGTTTATCGAAAAAGGCACACCGCTTTTTATGCGCACGGTGCTGGCCCTGTTCTCGGGTGGATTTGCAACCTTTGCCCTGCTGTATTGCGTACAACCGATGATGCCGTTGCTGTCCCACGAGTACGGGATCAACGCGGCGCAGAGCAGCCTGATTTTGTCCGTGGCGACCGCCATGCTGGCCGTTGGCTTGTTGATTACCGGCCCCATTTCCGATGCCTTCGGTCGCAAACCGGTGATGGTGTTTGCGCTGTTTTCGGCAGCCGGCTTTACCCTGCTCAGTTCGCTGATGCCAAGCTGGGAAGGCGTGCTGCTCACGCGCGCACTCGTGGGGCTGTCGCTGAGCGGCCTGGCCGCAGTGGCCATGACCTATCTGAGTGAAGAAATTCACCCCCAGCACATTGGCCTGGCGATGGGGCTCTATATCGGCGGCAATGCCATCGGCGGCATGAGCGGGCGACTGATCAGCGGTGTATTGATCGACTTCGTGAGCTGGCACACGGCGATGCTGGTCATCGGCGGGTTAGCGCTGGTGGCGGCACTGGTCTTTGTGAAAATCCTGCCTGAGTCGCGCAACTTCCGCCCCCGCTCCATCAACCCGCGCAGTTTGCTGGACGGCTTCACCGTGCATTTTCGCGATGCCGGGTTGCCCTGGCTGTTTCTCGAAGCGTTCTTGCTGATGGGCAGTTTTGTGACGCTGTTCAACTACATCGGTTATCGCCTGCTGGCTGACCCGTACAACATGAGCCAGGCGTTGGTGGGCCTGTTGTCTGTGGTGTATCTGTCGGGGATCTACAGCTCGGCGCAAATCGGCGCACTGGCCGACAGACTCGGCCGACGCCGGGTGCTGTGGGCGGTGATCGTGCTGATGCTGGTCGGGATCGCACTGACCATGCTCGAGCCCATCGCCTGCGTGATGATCGGCATGTTGCTGTTCACCTTTGGTTTCTTCGGCGCCCACTCGGTGGCCAGCAGCTGGATCGGTCGTCGCGCTCTCAAAGCCAAGGGCCAGGCCTCGTCGCTGTACCTGTTCAGTTATTACGCCGGGTCGAGCATCGCCGGTACGCTGGGCGGGGTGTTCTGGCATTACGCGGGCTGGAACGGCATCGGTACGTTTATTGGCGGGTTACTGGTGATCGCCTTGCTGGTGGCGTTGCACTTGGCCAAATTGCCGGTGCTGCCGGGCAATGCCAGAAACCCGTGA
- a CDS encoding beta-ketoacyl-ACP synthase, whose protein sequence is MKRVVVTGMAGITSLGSDWASIEANFIAGRSGIRRMDEWDRFTELNTRLAGPIDDFVVPAHWTRKQLRSMGRVSRLAVGAAEQALLDAGLLGNPIIRDGRMGVACGSSTGSTDEIKAFGNMLLNSVADGLNANSYVRMMPHTTAANISIFFGLTGRLIPTSSACTSGSQGIGYAYEAIKFGRLPLMLAGGAEELCPTEAMVFDALYATSLKNDAPHTSPRPYDSGRDGLVIGEGGGMLVLEELEHALARGAHIHAEIVGFGSNADGQHTTRPEISTMRRAMELALEDAGIGAEAIGYVNGHGTATEQGDIAETQATSELFGKHMPISSQKSFLGHTLGACGALESWFSIEMMNHDRYVPTLNLDDVDPRCGELDYLRGEFRQLHNEYVMNNNFAFGGVNTSLIFRRWV, encoded by the coding sequence ATGAAGCGCGTCGTCGTCACCGGCATGGCCGGCATCACTTCGCTGGGCAGTGACTGGGCCAGCATCGAAGCCAACTTTATCGCTGGCCGTAGCGGTATCCGGCGCATGGACGAGTGGGATCGCTTTACCGAACTCAATACGCGCCTGGCCGGGCCGATTGACGATTTTGTGGTGCCGGCGCACTGGACGCGCAAACAACTGCGCAGCATGGGCCGGGTGTCCCGGCTGGCAGTCGGTGCAGCCGAGCAGGCGCTGCTCGACGCCGGTTTACTGGGTAATCCGATCATTCGGGACGGGCGCATGGGCGTGGCCTGCGGCTCGTCCACCGGCAGCACCGACGAGATCAAGGCGTTTGGCAACATGTTGCTCAACTCCGTCGCCGACGGCCTCAACGCCAACAGCTACGTACGCATGATGCCGCACACCACAGCGGCCAATATCAGCATCTTCTTTGGCCTCACCGGGCGTCTGATTCCCACTTCCAGCGCCTGCACCAGCGGCAGCCAGGGCATCGGCTATGCCTACGAAGCGATCAAGTTCGGCCGCTTGCCGCTGATGCTGGCCGGTGGCGCCGAAGAACTGTGCCCGACCGAAGCCATGGTGTTTGACGCGCTGTACGCCACCAGCCTGAAAAACGACGCCCCGCACACCAGCCCGCGCCCTTACGACAGTGGCCGCGACGGTCTGGTCATCGGTGAAGGGGGCGGCATGCTGGTGCTCGAAGAACTGGAGCACGCATTGGCCCGTGGCGCCCACATCCATGCCGAGATCGTCGGCTTCGGCAGCAATGCCGACGGCCAGCACACCACGCGCCCCGAGATCAGTACCATGCGCCGGGCGATGGAACTCGCCCTGGAAGACGCCGGCATCGGTGCCGAGGCCATCGGCTATGTGAACGGCCACGGCACCGCCACCGAACAGGGCGATATCGCCGAAACCCAGGCCACCAGCGAATTGTTCGGCAAACACATGCCGATCAGTTCACAGAAGAGCTTTTTGGGCCATACCCTGGGTGCCTGCGGAGCGCTGGAGTCGTGGTTCAGCATCGAAATGATGAACCACGACCGCTACGTGCCGACGCTCAACCTGGATGACGTCGACCCGCGCTGTGGTGAACTGGACTACCTGCGCGGTGAATTCCGCCAGTTGCACAACGAATATGTCATGAACAACAACTTTGCCTTTGGCGGGGTCAACACGTCGTTGATCTTCCGTCGCTGGGTGTAA
- a CDS encoding LysR family transcriptional regulator gives MELRHLRYFIAVAEELHFGRAAQVLGISQPPLSQQIQALEQELGARLFDRTNRRVELSEAGRLFLEEARRVLAQVDKAADVARRAQLGELGELKIGFTSSAPFSSSIPQAIFSFRQAFPAVHLNLQEMSSREVAEALVDESIEVGMMRPLVLPESLSAVELFREPLVAVIRADHPLAEGSEHGLHLAALANEPFVFFPRSYGSGLYAQLLSLARQAGFSPHFSQEAGEAMTIIGLVSAGLGVSVLPASFQHMRIKGVVYRPLLDPDANTAVWLVQRKGTPSPMANTFAQLLTRKTVQPSP, from the coding sequence ATGGAATTGCGTCATTTGCGCTACTTCATTGCCGTCGCCGAAGAGCTGCACTTCGGCCGTGCAGCCCAGGTGCTGGGCATTTCGCAACCACCTTTAAGTCAGCAAATCCAGGCGCTGGAGCAAGAACTGGGGGCGCGGCTGTTTGATCGGACCAACCGTCGGGTTGAGCTGAGCGAAGCCGGGCGATTGTTTCTGGAAGAGGCGCGACGGGTACTGGCTCAGGTCGACAAAGCGGCTGATGTGGCCCGGCGTGCGCAGTTGGGTGAGCTGGGTGAACTGAAGATCGGGTTTACCTCTTCGGCGCCGTTCAGTTCGAGTATTCCCCAGGCTATTTTTTCATTTCGCCAGGCCTTCCCGGCCGTACACCTGAACCTGCAGGAGATGAGCAGCCGCGAAGTGGCCGAAGCGCTGGTGGACGAGTCCATCGAAGTTGGCATGATGCGTCCGTTGGTGTTGCCCGAATCATTGAGTGCGGTGGAATTGTTTCGTGAGCCCCTGGTGGCGGTCATTCGTGCCGACCATCCATTGGCCGAAGGCAGCGAGCACGGCCTGCACCTGGCGGCACTGGCGAACGAACCCTTTGTTTTCTTCCCGCGCAGCTATGGCAGCGGGTTATACGCACAGTTGCTCAGCCTGGCGCGGCAAGCCGGTTTCAGCCCGCACTTCTCACAGGAAGCCGGTGAAGCCATGACCATCATCGGCCTGGTCTCGGCGGGCTTGGGCGTGTCGGTACTGCCGGCCTCGTTCCAGCACATGCGAATCAAAGGGGTGGTCTACCGGCCGTTGCTGGACCCGGATGCCAACACGGCAGTGTGGCTGGTGCAACGCAAGGGCACGCCATCTCCCATGGCGAATACGTTTGCGCAACTGCTGACGCGCAAGACGGTACAGCCCTCACCTTGA